A single window of Papio anubis isolate 15944 chromosome 8, Panubis1.0, whole genome shotgun sequence DNA harbors:
- the NAT1 gene encoding arylamine N-acetyltransferase 1: MDIEAYLERIGYKKSRNKLDLETLTDILQHQIRAVPFENLNIHCGEAMDLGLEAIFDQVVRRNRGGWCLQVNHLLYWALTTMGFETTMLGGYVYSTPAKKYSTGMIHLLLQVTIDGRNYIVDAGFGRSYQMWQPLELISGKDQPQVPCIFRLTEENGFWYLDQIRRDQYIPNKEFLNSDLLEDSKYRKIYSFTLEPRTIEDFESMNTYLQTSPASVFTSKSFCSLQTPDGVHCLVGCTLTYRRFNYKDNTDLIEFKTLNEEEIEKVLKNIFNVSLERKLIPKHGDRFFTI; the protein is encoded by the coding sequence ATGGACATTGAAGCATATCTTGAAAGAATTGGCTATAAGAAGTCCAGAAACAAATTGGACTTGGAAACATTAACTGACATTCTTCAGCACCAGATCCGAGCTGTTCCCTTTGAGAACCTTAACATCCATTGTGGGGAAGCCATGGACTTAGGCTTAGAGGCCATTTTTGATCAAGTTGTGAGAAGAAATCGGGGTGGGTGGTGTCTCCAGGTCAATCATCTTCTGTACTGGGCTCTGACCACTATGGGTTTTGAGACCACGATGTTGGGAGGGTATGTTTACAGCACTCCAGCCAAAAAGTACAGCACTGGCATGATTCACCTTCTCCTGCAGGTGACCATTGATGGCAGGAACTACATTGTCGATGCTGGGTTTGGACGCTCATACCAGATGTGGCAGCCTCTGGAGTTAATTTCTGGGAAGGATCAACCTCAGGTGCCTTGCATCTTCCGCTTGACGGAAGAGAATGGATTCTGGTATCTAGACCAAATCAGAAGAGACCAGTACATTCCAAATAAAGAATTTCTTAATTCTGATCTCCTAGAAGACAGCAAATACCGAAAAATCTACTCCTTTACTCTTGAGCCTCGAACAATTGAAGATTTTGAGTCTATGAATACATACCTGCAgacttctccagcatctgtgttTACTAGCAAATCATTTTGTTCTTTGCAGACCCCAGATGGGGTTCACTGTTTAGTGGGCTGCACCCTCACCTATAGGAGATTCAATTACAAGGACAATACAGATCTGATAGAGTTCAAGACTctgaatgaggaagaaatagaaaaagtgctgaaaaatatatttaatgtttcctTGGAGAGAAAGCTTATACCCAAACATGGTGATAGATTTTTTACTATTTAG